From Xyrauchen texanus isolate HMW12.3.18 chromosome 12, RBS_HiC_50CHRs, whole genome shotgun sequence, one genomic window encodes:
- the LOC127652517 gene encoding ubiquitin carboxyl-terminal hydrolase 31-like: MSSKASSKEKKSGFSKKLFRRGSVRSVGSFMSRVLKTLSTLSHFGSELHAAEGDKDDGGFTAFKNEGKGSVASDESYCGGFLPRDKVPGVAGLKNHGNTCFMNAILQCLSNTELFAEYLALEQYRGDETDDEKPKTNGVVQSKSGQDKGEVTEQLSGLVRALWTFEYTPQHSREFKNAVAKSALQYRGNAQHDAQEFLLWLLDRVHEDLNHIVHPNSRSSVKPPIEEDDGALEGPSPPLSAGSFVQELFQAQYRSSLTCPHCQKQSNTFDPFLCISLPIPLPHTRPLYVTVVYQGKYSHCMRIGVAVPLNSTVSRLREAVSRETKIPPDQFVLTEMYYDGFHRSFCDDDDDLDIIQESDSVFAFETPETFRLENIRSKRGSLLANLNQNNLKYGAENSRTPSFLQGAMNPASPNKNAGSEKIILLICNRACTGHQGRRFGLPFVIYLERTVTWDVLQKEILEKMRHLLRPGVYIQVGPFSLRVVGVVGITYLLPQEEQPLCHPTVERAYKSCGPGGPPHVKIVVEWDKETKEYLFGHTEEEYIPDAESVYLHREQHHQPQACTLAQCFQLYTKEEQLAPDDAWRCPHCRQLQQGRIKLSLWTLPDVLILHLKRFRQEGDRRVKMQNMVRFPLIGMDMAPHVVKRSQSSWSLPSHWSPWRRPYGLGRNPDDYLYDLYAVCNHHGNMHGGHYTAYCKNSIDGQWYCFDDSEVQPVADEDVCQQTAYILFYQRRTTIPSWSANSSVAGSTSSSLCEHWVNRLPGSRPPSLASGASSRRTSLISLAESVEFPADRSEDDGGFSARPFVRSIQRQSLSSRSSVTSPLAFSENGMKPSWSLSAKLQMTSNSPSRLSLDSRSSPPLERIGEACDDKVSTSCFGSYSRHERQPSSKAPLAMMEGNCSDEINGKRILDEAYCRAPVQADRKGSKGEIVDNNNQINAVDQNMLGMLSKDQKHKISASVQKAEGYTNKKSSAKTKGDQEKPSKKRQSTSSVTKSPSSQVSSSPQAKGTKMTNIKEKSDSPKGTKGTPSGTPSRKKASSQVSPVSVGTKGKPSLMPTPQSSASPSPTAKKSSVAERNSVSCKKLLVERGSSQDLAHSTSPLVDKSRASATPRISQPKSAEGSRPERRPIRSSSSSSSVTSLRSPSVSSRDVRRSSKSEDKGLSFFKSALRQKETRWSADLGKTTILAKKVAERTAKSSSQYKLNSADEVMGNSSQEVSPEPCSRKATTEEKESLKISSPVKRSLLPVGKSKSSISETSLKSPINGKKPLEMMASSRKLSSSMQSSARPTYMPQ, encoded by the exons ATGTCGAGCAAAGCTTCGAGTAAAGAGAAGAAGTCTGGCTTCAGCAAGAAGCTCTTCCGCCGGGGCTCGGTGCGCTCTGTAGGGAGTTTTATGAGCAGAGTCCTGAAGACTCTTTCCACACTCTCTCATTTCGGCTCGGAGTTACACGCCGCGGAGGGCGACAAGGACGACGGAGGATTCACAGCCTTCAAGAACGAAGGCAAAGGATCCGTCGCCTCGGATGAAAGCTACTGTGGTGGGTTTCTCCCCAGGGACAAAGTTCCCGGAGTGGCTGGTTTGAAAAACCACGGCAACACATGTTTCATGAACGCTATTCTGCAGTGCTTAAGCAACACGGAACTCTTCGCGGAGTACTTGGCGCTGGAGCAGTATCGAGGAGACGAGACGGACGATGAGAAACCCAAGACCAACGGTGTCGTGCAGAGCAAGAGCGGCCAGGACAAGGGAGAAGTTACCGAGCAGCTGTCTGGATTGGTTCGAGCCCTGTGGACGTTTGAATATACGCCACAGCACAGCCGTGAGTTCAAG AATGCTGTGGCAAAGAGTGCCCTGCAGTACCGGGGAAATGCCCAGCACGATGCCCAGGAGTTCCTCCTCTGGCTTCTCGACCGTGTCCATGAAGACCTCAACCATATTGTACACCCTAACAGCAGATCCTCTGTAAAG CCACCCATTGAGGAAGATGATGGCGCGTTAGAGGGACCTTCACCACCTCTTTCAGCTGGCTCATTTGTTCAAGAGCTCTTTCAAGCTCAGTACAG ATCCTCACTCACCTGTCCACACTGTCAAAAACAGAGCAATACATTTGATCCTTTTCTGTGCATCTCCCTTCCAATTCCTTTACCTCACACACG GCCCCTCTATGTGACAGTTGTATATCAAGGCAAGTACTCTCACTGCATGAGGATTGGTGTGGCCGTACCACTCAACAGCACTGTGTCCAGACTGAGAGAGGCTGTGTCTCGCGAGACCAAGATCCCACCAGATCAG TTTGTCCTGACTGAAATGTATTACGATGGTTTCCACCGCTCCTTTTGTGACGATGACGATGATCTTGATATCATTCAAGAAAGTGACTCAGTCTTTGCTTTTGAAACTCCTGAGACTTTTAGATTAGAAAACATTCGCTCTAAACGAG GGAGCCTCCTTGCAAACCTCAATCAGAACAATTTGAAATATGGAGCGGAGAACAGCCGAACACCATCTTTCCTGCAGGGTGCGATGAACCCAGCATCTCCCAACAAAAATGCTGGATCTGAGAAAATTATTCTGCTGATCTGTAACCGAGCCTGCACTGGACATCAAGGACGGAG GTTCGGTCTTCCCTTTGTAATATATTTGGAGCGCACTGTGACCTGGGATGTGCTGCAAAAAGAAATTCTGGAGAAAATGCGTCACTTACTAAGGCCAGGGGTTTACATACAG GTGGGACCTTTTAGTCTGCGTGTGGTCGGTGTGGTTGGAATCACATATCTGTTGCCACAGGAAGAGCAACCACTTTGTCACCCCACTGTGGAAAG AGCATATAAATCATGTGGTCCAGGAGGACCTCCTCATGTCAAGATTGTTGTGGAGTGGGACAAAGAGACCAAGGAATA TCTGTTTGGACACACTGAGGAAGAGTACATCCCTGATGCTGAGAGTGTGTATCTGCACAGAGAGCAGCACCATCAGCCACAGGCCTGCACCCTCGCTCAGTGCTTCCAGCTCTACACCAAAGAGGAGCAG TTGGCCCCAGACGATGCCTGGCGCTGTCCCCACTGCAGGCAGCTGCAACAGGGGCGGATCAAACTCAGCCTTTGGACCCTGCCTGATGTTCTTATATTACACCTTAAGAGGTTTAGACAG GAAGGGGACAGGAGAGTTAAGATGCAGAACATGGTGAGATTTCCTTTAATTGGCATGGATATGGCACCCCATGTAGTGAAGAGAAGCCAGAGCAGTTGGAGTCTACCGTCCCACTGGTCACCATGGAGACGACCATATGGACTTGGCCGTAATCCAGACGACTACCTTTACGACCTTTATGCTGTGTGTAATCATCATGGCAACATGCATGGAGGGCATTACACAG CTTACTGTAAGAACTCCATTGATGGCCAGTGGTATTGCTTTGATGACAGTGAAGTTCAGCCTGTAGCTGATGAGGATGTCTGCCAGCAGACTGCATACATTCTGTTCTATCAAAGGAGGACAACTATTCCCTCCTGGTCAGCAAACAGCTCAGTTGCAG GCTCAACCAGCTCTTCTTTATGTGAACACTGGGTTAACCGGCTCCCGGGCAGCAGGCCGCCTAGCCTGGCCTCTGGAGCCTCCTCCAGACGCACATCCCTGATCTCTTTGGCAGAGTCAGTGGAGTTTCCTGCTGATCGCAGTGAAGATGATG GAGGATTCTCAGCGCGACCCTTCGTTAGGAGTATTCAACGTCAGAGCTTGTCCTCCAGATCGTCAGTCACCAGTCCTCTGGCTTTCAGTGAAAATGGGATGAAACCATCCTGGTCCTTGTCGGCTAAACTGCAGATGACATCCAACTCACCCTCACGATTATCTTTGGACTCTCGCTCTTCCCCTCCTCTTGAGAGGATAGGAGAAGCTTGTGACGACAAGGTGTCCACATCTTGCTTTGGCAGCTACAGCAGACATGAGCGTCAACCCAGTAGTAAGGCCCCACTGGCAATGATGGAAGGGAACTGTAGCGATGAGATCAATGGGAAACGGATCCTAGATGAGGCCTATTGTAGAGCTCCTGTACAGGCTGACAGGAAAGGCTCTAAAGGTGAAATCGTTGACAACAACAACCAGATTAATGCTGTGGATCAGAACATGCTTGGAATGCTCTCCAAAGATCAGAAGCATAAGATCTCCGCATCGGTTCAGAAAGCAGAAGGGTACACTAACAAAAAGAGCTCCGCCAAGACCAAGGGCGACCAGGAGAAACCTTCTAAGAAGCGCCAGAGCACCTCATCTGTAACTAAGTCTCCATCCTCCCAAGTGTCTTCCAGCCCTCAAGCGAAGGGCACCAAAATGACCAATATAAAAGAGAAGAGTGATTCTCCCAAAGGTACCAAGGGTACACCTTCAGGAACTCCCTCAAGAAAGAAAGCGTCTTCGCAGGTGTCTCCAGTTTCTGTAGGCACAAAGGGGAAGCCGTCTCTGATGCCTACGCCTCAATCCTCTGCTTCTCCATCACCTACAGCAAAGAAAAGCTCTGTGGCTGAGAGGAACTCTGTCTCTTGCAAGAAGTTGTTAGTGGAGAGGGGCTCCAGCCAAGACTTGGCACACTCCACCAGTCCCCTGGTAGACAAGTCCAGAGCTAGTGCCACCCCTCGGATATCCCAGCCCAAAAGTGCCGAGGGAAGTCGGCCAGAGAGGAGGCCAATACGAAGCTCCAGCAGTAGTTCCTCAGTCACTAGCTTGCGCTCCCCAAGTGTCTCCTCAAGAGATGTCCGCCGCAGCAGCAAGTCTGAGGACAAGGGACTGTCATTTTTCAAGAGCGCGCTTCGGCAGAAAGAGACTCGCTGGTCGGCCGACCTAGGCAAGACCACGATTCTTGCTAAGAAGGTTGCTGAAAGGACAGCCAAGTCCAGCAGCCAGTATAAACTCAACAGTGCTGACGAGGTCATGGGCAACTCATCCCAGGAGGTCTCTCCAGAGCCATGCTCCAGGAAGGCCACCACGGAGGAGAAAGAGTCCTTGAAAATCTCATCCCCTGTCAAACGCTCTCTCTTGCCAGTAGGCAAGTCAAAGTCTTCCATTTCCGAGACTAGTCTTAAGTCTCCCATCAATGGAAAGAAGCCACTTGAAATGATGGCATCCTCTAGAAAGCTTTCTTCCAGCATGCAATCCTCTGCACGGCCAACATATATGCCTCAATGA